In Flavobacteriaceae bacterium, the following proteins share a genomic window:
- a CDS encoding DNA-3-methyladenine glycosylase I, whose translation MTTKHRCGWCIGDDLYEAYHDLEWGVPVRDDDTLFEFLILETFQAGLSWITILRKRDNFRNAFDNFNYKKIANYNQDKIDTLLEDAGIIRNKLKINATITNAQAFMKIQEEFGSFSKYIWNFVDGKPIKNAFATYKDAPANTALSDIISKDLKKRGFKFVGSTVVYAHMQATGMVNDHEVNCFRYNEV comes from the coding sequence ATGACTACAAAACATAGATGTGGCTGGTGTATAGGTGATGACCTATATGAAGCTTATCACGATTTAGAATGGGGAGTCCCCGTTCGTGATGATGATACTCTTTTTGAGTTTTTAATTTTAGAAACTTTTCAAGCTGGATTAAGCTGGATTACGATCTTACGAAAACGCGACAATTTTAGAAATGCATTTGATAATTTTAACTATAAAAAGATCGCTAATTACAATCAAGATAAAATTGATACGCTTCTTGAAGATGCAGGAATCATTAGAAATAAATTAAAAATAAATGCTACCATTACTAATGCACAAGCTTTTATGAAAATTCAAGAGGAATTTGGAAGTTTCAGTAAATACATATGGAATTTTGTTGATGGTAAACCTATAAAAAATGCTTTTGCAACTTATAAAGATGCACCAGCAAATACTGCTTTAAGTGATATAATTAGTAAAGATTTAAAAAAGCGTGGTTTCAAATTTGTAGGCTCTACAGTAGTTTATGCACATATGCAAGCCACTGGTATGGTGAATGATCATGAAGTAAATTGTTTTAGATATAATGAAGTTTAA
- a CDS encoding leucyl/phenylalanyl-tRNA--protein transferase, which yields MIILDENIEFPNVENANEEGLLAIGGDLSVQRLLLAYKSGIFPWFENDQPILWWSPDPRFVLFPTELKVSKSMKQILKNSDFVVTVNTAFKDVIRTCSQIKRNGESGTWITESMIEAYLKLHHLGYAKSVEVWQNKELVGGLYGIDLGNVFCGESMFSKVSNASKVGFVTFIKNSNYKLIDCQVYTSHLESLGAKDISRAEFLKYLK from the coding sequence ATGATAATTTTAGATGAAAATATAGAATTCCCAAATGTTGAGAATGCTAATGAAGAGGGATTACTTGCCATTGGAGGGGATTTGTCAGTACAACGATTACTATTAGCTTATAAAAGCGGGATTTTCCCTTGGTTTGAAAATGATCAACCTATTTTATGGTGGTCTCCAGATCCGCGATTTGTACTATTCCCGACAGAGCTAAAAGTTTCAAAAAGTATGAAGCAAATACTGAAAAATAGTGATTTTGTAGTCACAGTTAATACTGCTTTTAAAGATGTTATAAGAACATGTTCTCAAATAAAACGCAATGGAGAATCTGGAACTTGGATCACAGAATCTATGATTGAAGCTTATTTGAAATTACATCATTTAGGCTATGCAAAATCTGTTGAAGTATGGCAGAATAAAGAACTAGTTGGAGGATTGTATGGTATTGATTTAGGGAATGTGTTTTGTGGTGAAAGTATGTTTTCTAAAGTGAGTAATGCAAGTAAAGTTGGTTTTGTTACTTTTATTAAAAACAGTAATTATAAGTTAATAGATTGTCAGGTATATACGAGTCATCTCGAAAGCTTAGGCGCTAAAGATATTTCTAGAGCAGAATTTTTGAAATATTTAAAATGA
- a CDS encoding short-chain fatty acid transporter, with product MNITRSIETLFNKYLPSPFTIAILLTLLTIILALVFTEPITDENQLLSILSFWENGIWNTALLEFAYQMMLILVLGHVLVLSKPMNNLILGLTKFATNTANAVVLVSITTMCVAFFNWGLGLIFGAILARKIGEQAQRNNIAINYPLVGASGYVGLMIWHGGISGSAPIKVTENNHLQELMKDISSPEIISQLPTSINFDSTVFSWWNLVIFAVLLIVMPLVLYRIAKRTNPTKLNLEIYKFKNKNAQNLKGAEKLDDSTPIAIGFGIVLLIAFGHQYWGNLINLQITPNMVNFFMLGLAIILHKNFNNFLNAIEEAIKGTSGILIQFPLYFGIMGIMKSTGMVVMISDFFVSIASETTLPIVTFFSAGLVNIFVPSGGGQWAIQGPIVVESALKLGVPLPKAIMALAYGDQITNMLQPFWALPLLGITKLKAKEILPYTLILMLVGIVIYILGLLLF from the coding sequence ATGAATATTACGAGATCTATAGAAACACTTTTTAATAAGTATTTACCATCACCTTTTACAATAGCTATTTTACTAACATTGTTAACTATAATATTGGCATTGGTGTTTACAGAACCAATTACTGATGAAAATCAATTACTAAGTATTTTATCGTTTTGGGAAAATGGTATTTGGAATACAGCTTTATTAGAATTTGCATACCAAATGATGCTTATTTTGGTGTTAGGACATGTGTTAGTTTTAAGTAAACCAATGAATAACCTTATTCTTGGGCTTACAAAATTTGCTACAAATACAGCTAATGCAGTTGTTTTAGTTAGTATTACAACAATGTGCGTTGCATTTTTTAATTGGGGGCTTGGTCTTATTTTTGGAGCTATTTTAGCACGGAAAATTGGTGAGCAAGCCCAACGTAATAATATAGCTATTAATTACCCATTAGTAGGTGCTTCAGGATATGTAGGGCTTATGATTTGGCATGGAGGGATTAGTGGTTCTGCTCCAATAAAAGTAACAGAGAATAATCATTTACAGGAATTAATGAAAGATATTTCTTCTCCTGAAATTATTTCACAATTACCTACAAGTATTAATTTTGATAGTACTGTATTTAGCTGGTGGAATTTGGTGATTTTTGCAGTACTTCTTATAGTTATGCCATTAGTATTATATAGAATTGCTAAGCGAACTAATCCAACTAAGCTCAATTTAGAAATCTATAAGTTTAAAAATAAAAATGCTCAAAATTTAAAAGGTGCAGAAAAATTAGATGATTCAACACCAATAGCCATTGGTTTTGGGATAGTATTATTAATTGCTTTTGGACACCAATATTGGGGTAACCTTATTAACTTACAGATTACACCTAATATGGTAAACTTCTTTATGCTAGGATTAGCTATTATTCTACATAAAAACTTTAATAATTTTTTAAATGCAATAGAAGAAGCGATTAAAGGTACTTCAGGAATTTTAATTCAATTTCCTTTGTATTTTGGAATCATGGGAATTATGAAAAGCACAGGAATGGTAGTAATGATCTCTGATTTTTTTGTATCGATAGCTTCAGAAACAACATTGCCTATTGTGACGTTTTTTAGTGCTGGATTAGTAAATATTTTTGTGCCGAGTGGAGGAGGCCAATGGGCTATACAAGGTCCAATTGTAGTAGAATCTGCCTTAAAATTAGGAGTGCCACTACCTAAAGCTATTATGGCATTAGCTTATGGAGATCAAATTACAAACATGTTACAACCATTTTGGGCTTTGCCATTATTAGGAATTACTAAGTTAAAAGCAAAAGAAATTTTGCCTTATACTTTAATTTTAATGTTGGTAGGAATAGTGATTTATATTTTAGGTTTATTACTCTTTTAA
- a CDS encoding DUF3127 domain-containing protein: protein MEVQGKIKLIGETQTFGTNGFRKREVVVTTEEQYPQHIMIEFVQDKTDLLNNYQVGQQVKISINLRGREWVNPQGETKYFNSIQGWRIESLQEATPSGEMPPVPPADAFEPVSDLNEEDHDDLPF from the coding sequence ATGGAAGTACAAGGAAAGATTAAGTTGATTGGAGAAACACAAACATTTGGAACAAATGGTTTTAGAAAAAGAGAAGTGGTTGTAACTACAGAAGAACAATACCCACAGCATATAATGATAGAATTTGTTCAAGATAAAACAGACTTATTAAATAATTACCAAGTTGGACAACAGGTAAAAATCAGTATTAATTTAAGAGGAAGAGAATGGGTAAATCCACAAGGAGAAACAAAGTACTTTAATTCAATACAAGGTTGGAGAATAGAAAGTTTACAAGAAGCTACTCCTAGTGGAGAAATGCCTCCTGTACCACCAGCAGATGCTTTTGAACCTGTAAGTGATCTTAATGAAGAAGATCATGATGATCTACCGTTTTAA
- a CDS encoding flavin reductase family protein produces the protein MKSFKPKDLTVAQLHGLLISAVAPRPIAFASTVDTDGKPNLSPFSFFNVFSANPPILIFSPALRGRDATRKHTLDNIEATKEVVINVVNFDIVHQMSLSSTAYAKGINEFEKAGLTMLKSDVVKPFRVAESPVQFECKVNEIKPLGTEGGAGNLVICEILQLHVDTEVLNKDDSINQEKLDLVSRAGGNYYNRAKEGFFEIPKPLTRLGIGVDNMPDFVKNSMILTGNDLGMLANVEVLPNKTEIEAFIADVSERYPNIKEATHRKKHKVAQNYLSYGDVESAWKLLLS, from the coding sequence ATGAAGTCCTTTAAACCAAAAGATTTAACTGTTGCCCAATTACATGGCTTACTAATAAGTGCTGTAGCACCTAGGCCAATTGCGTTTGCAAGTACAGTTGACACAGATGGAAAACCTAATTTATCACCATTTAGTTTTTTTAATGTGTTTAGTGCAAACCCTCCTATTCTTATTTTTTCACCGGCACTTCGCGGGCGGGATGCTACTAGAAAGCATACTTTGGATAATATAGAGGCAACAAAAGAAGTAGTGATTAATGTGGTGAATTTTGATATTGTACATCAAATGTCGTTAAGTAGCACGGCTTATGCTAAAGGTATAAATGAATTTGAAAAAGCAGGGTTAACAATGTTAAAATCAGATGTTGTAAAACCGTTTCGTGTAGCAGAATCACCTGTACAGTTTGAATGCAAAGTAAATGAGATAAAACCTTTAGGTACAGAAGGAGGAGCAGGAAACTTAGTAATATGTGAAATTTTACAACTTCATGTTGATACTGAAGTTTTGAATAAAGATGATTCTATAAATCAAGAAAAATTAGATTTAGTATCTCGTGCTGGAGGTAATTATTATAACAGAGCAAAGGAAGGATTTTTTGAAATCCCAAAACCATTAACTCGTTTAGGGATAGGTGTAGATAATATGCCAGATTTTGTTAAAAACAGTATGATTTTAACAGGAAATGATTTAGGAATGTTAGCTAATGTTGAAGTGTTACCTAATAAAACCGAGATTGAAGCGTTTATTGCAGACGTAAGTGAGCGCTACCCAAATATAAAAGAAGCGACTCACAGAAAAAAACATAAAGTAGCTCAAAACTATTTGAGTTATGGTGATGTAGAAAGTGCATGGAAACTGCTTTTATCATAA
- a CDS encoding sensor histidine kinase, which translates to MILLNTKSYLRWILILASFAIISLILWNTYSFFQYFKAEERTKMEVWSSAQSELSRNLDLDAELELPLKILSSNSNTPMIYILEQDGSIDYNNIDPEKAKDSLYLQKLISRFKKENPPLKVEFENDFVGTIYYGNSPLLVKLKYYPLALLLIIILFGAVVFFFYRSSKVATQNKLWSGMAKETAHQIGTPLSSLVGWTELLRTENVNPNYILEIEKDIDRLLIITERFSKIGSVPTLEKSDIIIETIESYEYLKARFSKLIEFKMNTPQPPLYANLNRQLYSWTIENLVKNAIDAMKGKGVLTLDISQIKDEVFISISDTGKGLEKNKFKKIFEPGYTSKKRGWGLGLSLAKRIIEDYHQGKIKVTSSQINKGTTIQIALKTL; encoded by the coding sequence ATAATTCTATTGAATACTAAAAGCTATTTACGTTGGATACTTATCTTGGCTTCTTTTGCTATTATCTCCTTAATTCTTTGGAATACCTATTCGTTTTTTCAATATTTTAAAGCTGAAGAACGAACAAAAATGGAAGTTTGGTCTTCAGCTCAAAGTGAACTTTCTAGAAACCTAGATTTAGATGCTGAACTTGAGTTACCATTAAAAATACTCTCAAGTAACAGCAATACCCCCATGATCTATATACTTGAACAAGATGGAAGTATTGATTATAACAATATAGATCCCGAAAAAGCTAAAGATTCATTATACTTACAAAAATTAATTTCTAGATTTAAAAAAGAAAACCCTCCACTTAAGGTAGAATTTGAAAATGATTTTGTTGGAACAATTTATTACGGCAATTCTCCGCTATTAGTTAAATTAAAATATTATCCATTAGCTTTATTACTCATTATTATTTTATTTGGAGCCGTTGTATTTTTCTTTTATAGAAGTTCTAAAGTAGCTACTCAAAATAAATTATGGTCAGGAATGGCAAAAGAAACAGCTCATCAAATTGGCACACCATTGTCTTCTTTAGTAGGCTGGACAGAACTTTTAAGGACCGAAAATGTTAATCCTAATTATATTCTAGAAATTGAAAAAGATATTGATAGATTACTCATTATAACTGAGCGTTTTAGTAAAATTGGATCTGTCCCTACTCTAGAGAAAAGTGATATTATAATAGAGACTATTGAATCTTATGAGTATTTAAAGGCACGTTTTTCTAAACTTATTGAATTTAAAATGAACACACCTCAACCACCTTTATATGCAAACTTAAATAGGCAGCTATACAGTTGGACTATTGAAAATTTGGTTAAAAACGCTATAGATGCTATGAAAGGTAAAGGGGTTTTAACACTTGATATTTCTCAAATAAAAGATGAAGTATTTATTAGTATTTCTGATACTGGAAAAGGATTAGAAAAAAATAAATTTAAAAAGATATTTGAACCTGGTTATACTAGTAAAAAAAGAGGTTGGGGGTTAGGCTTATCTCTTGCTAAACGAATAATAGAAGATTATCACCAAGGAAAAATCAAGGTAACCTCATCACAAATAAACAAAGGAACTACCATACAAATTGCGCTAAAAACACTATAG
- a CDS encoding HIT family protein: protein MASIFTKIVNGEIPCYKIAETDDFLAFLDVNPNAKGHTLCIPKKEVNKIFDLDEEIYIELMRFSRKVALAIEKAIPCKRIGISVIGLEVPHVHVHLIPLHSMEDARFINKTALTPEEFQKTATEIQSYL from the coding sequence ATGGCTTCAATTTTCACAAAAATTGTTAATGGAGAGATTCCTTGTTATAAAATTGCAGAAACGGATGACTTTTTAGCTTTTTTGGATGTCAATCCTAATGCAAAAGGACATACACTTTGTATACCTAAAAAAGAAGTGAATAAGATTTTTGACCTAGATGAAGAAATATATATTGAGTTGATGCGTTTTTCAAGAAAAGTAGCTCTAGCTATTGAAAAAGCCATTCCTTGCAAACGTATAGGAATTTCTGTAATTGGATTAGAAGTACCCCATGTTCATGTGCATTTAATCCCATTACACTCAATGGAAGATGCTAGATTCATAAATAAAACAGCATTAACTCCTGAAGAATTTCAAAAGACTGCCACAGAAATTCAATCTTACCTATAG
- the greA gene encoding transcription elongation factor GreA, translated as MSKVSYYTPEGLKKLRDELKQLKDIERVKASKAIAEARDKGDLSENAEYDAAKEAQGMLEMRISKLEDALAGARLIDESQLDDSKVLVLSKVKIKNQTNGMEMIYTLVADGEANLAAGKISVNSPIGKGLLGKSVGEVAEIKVPTGIMKFDIIEISR; from the coding sequence ATGAGTAAAGTATCTTACTATACACCTGAGGGATTAAAAAAATTAAGAGACGAGTTAAAGCAATTAAAAGATATAGAGCGAGTAAAAGCATCTAAGGCTATAGCAGAAGCAAGAGATAAAGGAGATTTAAGTGAGAATGCCGAATATGACGCTGCTAAAGAAGCTCAAGGTATGCTTGAGATGAGGATATCTAAATTAGAAGACGCTTTAGCAGGAGCTCGATTGATTGATGAATCTCAATTAGATGATTCTAAAGTATTGGTATTATCAAAAGTGAAAATAAAAAACCAGACCAACGGAATGGAAATGATATACACTTTGGTAGCTGATGGAGAAGCTAATTTAGCAGCGGGGAAAATATCTGTTAATTCTCCTATTGGGAAAGGTTTATTAGGGAAATCTGTTGGAGAAGTAGCAGAGATAAAAGTGCCAACAGGAATAATGAAATTCGATATTATTGAGATTTCTAGATAG
- a CDS encoding TonB-dependent receptor has translation MKNLFLFIPFLILSMSVGAQQQKTQKDSTKVEKLEEVIVKSSRVNTNSPITYSEIGKKQIEKINLGQDIPVLLNSLPSVVSTTFDGTGIGYTDIRIRGADNSRINVTLNGIPYNDADSQTVFWVNLQDFASSVENIQVQRGVGTSTNGAGAFGASINVLTDNLSEKPFAEIANSFGSFNTRKHTVKLGTGLLNDHFAFSGRLSRIESDGYIDRAFSDLSSYFLSGVYKNDKTLIKALIFGGEEITGLSFAGVDAATLTTDRRFNAEGLFFDRNGNQQFYEDQTDNYKQDHYQLHLTHRFNPNWTGNISFHYTYGRGFFEQYIDEASLAFYRLPSFQSGGQTIEVSDLVTRSHLNSDFYGTIFNINYKKNRLNAIFGGGWNRYDGEQFGEIIFSDLAPLPTLPTRFFDNNSDKKDFNLYAKATYKIDNQFSFYADAQIRNIDYKADGLLFGSVPLDVNENYTFFNPKAGITFKANDNNSLYFSYARSNREPARVDFENGNPEPESLNDFELGWRLNKRRFKLNTNIYYLDFTNQLVLTGELDQVGFPIRQNSGNSYRLGIEVDAIIRVNDKFTIRPNAALSTNKNKDFVAQRDGQLVNLGTTNISFSPDFVAGNALTYEPTDNLNFTFFSKFVSEQYLANIDAESSKLDSYFTNDLNVQYVFSGFSIFKSIILTGQVNNIFDETYENNGFFFSFDVPNQSGGQTTIDGTGFYPQAGINFLLGATIKF, from the coding sequence ATGAAAAATTTATTTCTTTTTATACCATTCTTAATATTATCAATGAGTGTTGGAGCACAACAACAAAAAACACAGAAAGACTCAACCAAAGTAGAGAAATTAGAAGAAGTTATTGTAAAGTCATCTCGAGTGAATACAAATTCTCCGATTACCTATTCAGAAATCGGTAAAAAACAAATAGAAAAAATAAATTTAGGGCAGGACATACCTGTGTTATTAAATTCTTTACCATCTGTTGTATCTACTACATTTGATGGAACAGGAATTGGGTATACTGATATCCGTATTCGTGGAGCCGATAATTCTAGAATCAATGTCACACTTAACGGAATTCCTTATAACGATGCAGATAGTCAAACTGTATTCTGGGTAAACCTTCAAGATTTTGCATCTTCTGTAGAGAATATTCAAGTGCAGCGTGGGGTAGGAACATCTACAAATGGAGCCGGAGCTTTTGGAGCTAGTATTAATGTTTTAACCGATAATCTTTCTGAAAAACCATTTGCTGAAATTGCAAACTCTTTTGGGAGTTTTAATACTAGGAAACATACAGTTAAGTTAGGAACTGGCCTTTTAAATGATCATTTTGCATTTTCTGGGCGCTTATCAAGAATAGAGTCAGATGGATATATAGATAGAGCGTTTTCAGATTTAAGCTCTTATTTTTTAAGTGGTGTTTATAAAAATGATAAAACACTTATTAAAGCTTTAATTTTTGGTGGAGAAGAGATTACAGGTTTATCATTTGCGGGTGTTGATGCTGCAACTTTGACTACAGACAGACGTTTCAATGCAGAAGGATTATTTTTTGATCGTAATGGAAACCAACAGTTTTATGAAGATCAAACAGATAACTATAAGCAAGATCATTATCAACTACACCTTACACATAGATTTAATCCAAATTGGACAGGAAATATATCTTTTCATTATACTTATGGGAGAGGTTTTTTTGAACAATATATAGATGAAGCATCATTAGCATTTTACAGATTACCTTCATTTCAATCAGGAGGACAAACAATTGAAGTCTCTGATTTAGTGACTCGATCACACTTAAATAGTGATTTTTATGGTACAATTTTTAATATAAATTACAAAAAGAATAGATTAAACGCAATTTTTGGAGGTGGCTGGAATCGCTATGATGGTGAACAATTTGGAGAAATTATATTCTCAGATCTTGCGCCATTACCAACACTTCCTACTCGATTTTTTGATAATAATAGTGATAAAAAAGATTTTAATTTATACGCTAAAGCAACTTACAAGATCGACAATCAATTTTCATTTTATGCAGATGCACAAATTAGAAATATAGATTATAAAGCAGATGGATTATTATTTGGAAGTGTTCCACTGGATGTAAATGAAAATTATACATTTTTCAACCCTAAAGCTGGGATTACATTTAAAGCAAACGATAATAATAGTTTATATTTTTCGTATGCGCGTTCTAATCGTGAGCCTGCAAGAGTAGATTTTGAAAATGGAAATCCAGAACCAGAAAGTTTAAATGATTTTGAATTAGGATGGCGTTTAAATAAGAGACGCTTTAAATTAAATACAAACATATATTATTTAGATTTTACTAATCAATTAGTACTAACAGGTGAACTCGATCAAGTAGGATTCCCTATTCGTCAAAACAGTGGAAATAGTTATAGGTTAGGTATAGAGGTTGATGCAATAATTCGAGTTAATGATAAATTTACTATAAGACCCAATGCAGCATTAAGTACAAATAAAAATAAAGACTTTGTGGCACAAAGAGATGGGCAATTAGTTAATTTAGGAACAACAAATATTTCATTCTCTCCAGATTTTGTTGCTGGTAATGCGTTGACCTATGAGCCAACAGACAATTTAAATTTTACATTCTTTTCAAAATTTGTAAGCGAACAATATTTAGCAAACATTGATGCTGAAAGCTCTAAATTAGATAGTTATTTTACTAATGATTTAAATGTGCAATATGTCTTTAGTGGATTTTCTATATTTAAATCAATTATTTTAACTGGGCAGGTGAATAATATCTTTGACGAAACTTATGAAAACAATGGTTTTTTCTTCAGTTTTGATGTACCTAATCAATCTGGTGGGCAAACTACTATTGACGGAACAGGGTTTTATCCTCAAGCAGGAATAAATTTCTTGTTAGGAGCTACAATTAAGTTTTAA
- a CDS encoding aminoacyl-tRNA hydrolase, translated as MDAELLISELKFKAIRSSGSGGQHVNKVSSKIELQFNLSESLAFSKEEKQQLLKTLKTRLTKEHILILQCDESRSQHKNKELVKKRFLEIIRQGLIIQKKRFPTKIPRAIIKKRIKNKRFQSDKKANRKKPNLE; from the coding sequence GTGGATGCTGAATTATTAATATCAGAATTAAAATTTAAGGCTATTCGGAGTTCAGGAAGCGGAGGTCAGCACGTAAATAAAGTATCTTCAAAAATAGAACTACAGTTTAATTTATCTGAGTCATTAGCCTTTTCTAAAGAAGAAAAACAACAATTACTAAAAACTTTAAAAACAAGATTAACAAAAGAACATATACTTATTTTACAGTGCGATGAATCTCGTAGTCAACATAAAAATAAAGAACTTGTAAAAAAACGTTTTTTAGAAATTATAAGACAAGGGTTAATTATTCAAAAAAAAAGATTCCCTACCAAAATACCAAGAGCAATTATAAAAAAGCGTATAAAAAATAAACGATTCCAATCAGATAAAAAAGCAAATAGAAAGAAACCGAATTTGGAATAA
- a CDS encoding DUF4301 family protein, with protein sequence MKFTKEDIQQIESKGLTVKKVESQIELFRTGVPYINLKEAATIDNGIISLKETEKEYYRALFDGKCSEKKVVKFVPASGAATRMFKFLFEFLESYDSKKESINSYINKHRANELSVFFVGLEKLPFFEEVVFKLHRVIDNFNDLSEDQRRLEFVRTILKEDRLNYSFSPKGLLPFHKYKNTVCTAFEEHLFEAALYASPNNKASLHFTISEKYKHKFDEEFRHIEEDVEERTNTEYDVSFSYQKEVTETIAVTSDNKFFRDSNGKLLFRPSGHGALIENLNDLDADIIFIKNIDNVVVSKYKNKVARYKKILGGILLDIQAKAFQFLNQLESDVSESELIEIAEFLSNQLNVSISSEFEKYSAKYQVEYLKEKLNRPIRVCGMVKNEGEPGGGPFWVKDEMGTASLQIVESAQVDKKNKLQKNIFKNATHFNPVDLVCGIKDCKGKTFDLTKFVDSKTAFITMKTKTGKNIKALELPGLWNGAMANWNTVFVEVPLLTFNPVKTVNDLLKPAHQIS encoded by the coding sequence TTGAAGTTTACAAAAGAAGATATACAACAAATAGAAAGTAAAGGGTTAACAGTTAAAAAAGTTGAATCTCAAATAGAACTTTTCAGAACAGGAGTCCCATATATAAACTTAAAAGAAGCTGCTACTATTGATAATGGTATTATAAGCTTAAAAGAAACTGAAAAAGAATATTATAGAGCTTTATTTGATGGTAAGTGCTCAGAAAAAAAGGTTGTAAAATTTGTTCCTGCTTCGGGTGCAGCTACAAGAATGTTCAAATTTTTATTTGAATTCTTAGAAAGCTATGATTCTAAAAAAGAAAGCATAAACTCTTATATAAATAAACATAGAGCTAATGAGTTATCTGTGTTCTTTGTAGGATTAGAGAAATTGCCATTTTTTGAAGAAGTAGTTTTTAAATTACACAGAGTAATAGATAATTTTAATGATTTATCAGAAGATCAACGTCGTTTAGAATTTGTAAGAACAATACTTAAAGAAGATCGGTTAAATTATAGCTTTTCTCCTAAAGGATTATTACCATTTCATAAATATAAAAACACAGTTTGTACAGCGTTTGAAGAGCATTTATTTGAAGCGGCATTATATGCATCTCCAAATAATAAAGCTAGCTTACATTTTACAATTTCTGAAAAATATAAACATAAATTTGATGAAGAATTTAGACACATAGAGGAAGATGTAGAAGAACGCACAAACACTGAGTATGATGTGTCATTTTCTTATCAAAAAGAAGTGACAGAAACTATAGCAGTTACATCAGATAATAAGTTTTTTAGAGATAGTAATGGTAAATTGTTATTTAGACCTTCTGGTCATGGCGCTTTAATAGAGAATTTAAACGATTTAGATGCAGACATTATTTTTATTAAAAATATAGATAATGTAGTAGTTTCTAAATATAAAAATAAAGTGGCTAGGTATAAAAAGATACTTGGTGGAATTTTATTAGATATACAAGCAAAAGCATTTCAGTTTTTAAATCAATTGGAAAGTGATGTATCAGAAAGTGAACTTATAGAGATTGCAGAATTTTTATCAAATCAGTTAAATGTATCAATTAGTTCAGAGTTCGAAAAATATTCTGCTAAATATCAAGTAGAGTATTTAAAAGAAAAACTGAATCGACCTATACGTGTTTGCGGAATGGTTAAAAATGAAGGAGAACCTGGTGGTGGTCCTTTTTGGGTAAAAGACGAAATGGGTACAGCTTCGCTTCAGATTGTAGAATCTGCTCAAGTTGATAAAAAAAATAAACTTCAAAAAAATATTTTTAAGAATGCAACACATTTTAACCCAGTAGACCTTGTTTGTGGGATTAAAGACTGTAAAGGAAAAACATTTGATTTAACAAAATTTGTAGATTCTAAAACAGCTTTCATTACGATGAAAACAAAAACAGGAAAGAATATAAAAGCTCTCGAACTTCCCGGGTTGTGGAATGGAGCTATGGCAAATTGGAATACTGTTTTTGTAGAAGTACCATTACTTACTTTTAACCCTGTAAAAACAGTAAACGATTTATTAAAACCTGCTCATCAAATCTCTTAA
- a CDS encoding nicotinate-nucleotide adenylyltransferase, translating to MEEKLKQQPSNCLKIVLFGPESTGKTTLSKQLAEYYNTNWVPEYAREYLQNKWNLEQKICEPKDLLPIAIGQMKLENKLVQDANKILICDTNLLETKVYSEVYYTEKCDKILSKYAIENTYNLYFLTYIDTPWEVDDLRDKPNERDQMFKAFESTLIKYNKPYILLKGNKEERFKKAIKHINDLIKLKT from the coding sequence GTGGAAGAAAAACTTAAACAGCAGCCTTCAAATTGCCTAAAAATTGTATTGTTTGGACCAGAATCTACTGGTAAAACAACACTTTCTAAACAATTAGCAGAATACTACAATACAAATTGGGTACCTGAATATGCACGAGAATACCTCCAAAATAAATGGAATTTAGAACAAAAAATTTGTGAACCAAAAGATTTACTGCCTATTGCTATTGGTCAGATGAAATTAGAGAATAAACTAGTTCAAGATGCAAATAAAATACTTATATGTGATACCAACTTATTAGAAACCAAAGTTTATTCTGAAGTATATTATACTGAAAAATGTGATAAAATCTTGAGCAAATATGCTATAGAAAATACTTACAATTTATATTTTTTAACCTATATTGATACGCCTTGGGAAGTAGACGATTTACGTGATAAACCAAATGAAAGAGATCAAATGTTTAAAGCTTTTGAATCTACACTTATAAAATATAATAAACCATATATTTTACTTAAAGGAAATAAAGAAGAGCGATTTAAAAAAGCTATAAAACATATTAATGACCTAATAAAACTTAAGACTTGA